The following is a genomic window from Actinomycetota bacterium.
CCCGTCCAGCTTCCGCTACTACCTGACCCCGCCCCTGCCCGAGTGGGACCGGGAGCGGACCGGGCGCTGGCTGGCCCTGTTCGAGCCCAACATCCTGGCCGTCTGCACCCTGCACGAGACCTATCCCGGCCACCACGCCCACGAGCTCCACCTGCGCCCGGCCCCCAGCCGGGTCGCCACCGCCCTGTACAACGAGATCCTCGGCGAGGGGTGGGCCCACTACTGCGAGGAGGCGGCCTTCGACGCCGGCTTCCGCGCCGGCGACCCCGAGGCCGAGGTGGCGATGCGGACCGACGCCCTGGTCCGGGCGGCCCGCCTGCTGTGCGCGGTCGGCATGCACACCCAGGGGATGACCCTGGAGGAGGCGACGGCCGAGTTCGAGACCACCGCCGGCCTCGACCCCGACCACGCCCGCCTCGAGGCCGTCCGCGGCACCTGGGACCCCGGCTACTTCGGCTACACCCTCGGCAAGCTCGAGATCCTGGCCCTCCGGGACCGGGTCGGCGGCGACCTCCGCCGCTTCCACGACCGCCTGCTGGCCTACGGCACCCCGCCGCCGGCGATCGCCGCCCGCCGGCTGCTGCCGGCCTGACTCAGCTGGCGACCACGAACACGGCGATCAGCACGGCGACGCCCAGCGCGACCCAGAACAGCGGGTCGATCCCGGAGGCGCCGCGCCGGTAGCCGTACCTCCGCCGGGTGCCGCCTCTCCTCCTGTACCGGGCCATCCGCCTGCCTCCTCGAGGATCGGGACATCTGGTTGGTCTGGTACTTCCCCGGCAAGCCCGCTCCCAGACCCCTACTGTTGGGCGATGCGTGCCACCACTCGCCCCGACCGGGCCGCGACCGTCGCCGCCCTTGGACGGGTGGTGGCCGCCGGGGCCTGCTGGGCCCTGGCCGCGGTGCTGGCCAAGGTCGCCTTCGACCGGGGCGTGCCGCCGGTGCGCCTGGCCGAGGCCAGGGTCCTGGTGGCGCTGCTGGCCCTGGCCCCGTTCCTGGTCTGGCGGCGGCCCGACCTGCTGCGGCCGCCGCCGGGGACCTGGCCGGCCCTGGCCGGGTTCGGGGCCAGCGTGGCCGCGGTCAACCTGACCTACTACGTGGCCATCGACCACCTGCCGGTCGGGGTCGCCCTCGCCCTGCAGTACACCGGCCCGGCGATGCTGCTGGCCGTGACCACCCTGACGCTGCGGGGCCAGGAGTCCCGGCCGGGGCGGCTGGCCTGGGCGGCGGCCGGGCTCACCCTGGCCGGGGCCGTGCTGGTCAGCCGGGCCCTTGAGGGGCTGGGGGCGCTCGACCTGGCGGGGCTGGCCGCCGGGCTGGCCTCGGCCGTGCTGTTCGCCACCTACCTGCTCTCGGCCGAGCTGGCCGGCCGCCGCGGGGCCGAGCCGGCGACCACCCTGCTGTGGGGGTTCCTGGTCGCGGTGGCCATCTGGTCGCTGACCGTGCCCTGGTGGTCGTGGCCGGTGGCCACCCTGGCCGACCCCGGGGTGGTGGCGGCCGTGCTCGGGGTCGGCCTGGTCGGCACCCTGGTGCCGTTCGCCCTGGCCGTCGGGGCGGTCCGGGTGATCAGCGCCTCCACCGCCGGCATCGCCGCCACCTCCGAGCCGGTGTTCGCGGTCGCGTTCGCCTGGGTGCTGCTGGGCCAGCACCTCAACCCGGCCCAGCTCGCCGGGGCCGCCCTGGTCGTGGCCGGGGTCGTCCTGGCCCAGCTGGCCGCCGCCCGGTCCCGGCCGGGGGGTCGGGGGCCTCATGACTAGGCCCCCGGAGGATCAGGCCTAGCCGAGGCGCGGGAGGACGTCGCGGGCGACCAGGGTCGCGGCCAGGCAGAGGAAGGCCACCGCCGACACGGCCGTGAACCAGGCCTGCCCGCGGGTCCCGACCCGCCGCCCGGAGCGGGCCACGCCGAGGGCGATCACCGCCTCCAGGCCCGAGGCGACCAGGAACCAGGTGGCGCAGAAGACCACCACCCCGGCCGCGCCGCCGGCCCGCTGGGCCGCCAGCAGCGCCGGCGTCCCCGTGGCCAGCCAGAAGGTCCAGGTGAGGGGGTTGGCCAGGTTCCCGGCGACCCCCTTCCAGAACGCCCAGCGGTCGTCGGCGACCAGCCGGCGGTCGG
Proteins encoded in this region:
- a CDS encoding LysE family transporter encodes the protein MTEVLWLGMLLGVGAALSVGPIFVVIVQHAATSGFPAAFRVILGSATADLVLLVPAIAFAWIISSLERGALWVGLIGAAFLLCLAWQAAGDAVALWHADRRLVADDRWAFWKGVAGNLANPLTWTFWLATGTPALLAAQRAGGAAGVVVFCATWFLVASGLEAVIALGVARSGRRVGTRGQAWFTAVSAVAFLCLAATLVARDVLPRLG
- a CDS encoding EamA family transporter → MRATTRPDRAATVAALGRVVAAGACWALAAVLAKVAFDRGVPPVRLAEARVLVALLALAPFLVWRRPDLLRPPPGTWPALAGFGASVAAVNLTYYVAIDHLPVGVALALQYTGPAMLLAVTTLTLRGQESRPGRLAWAAAGLTLAGAVLVSRALEGLGALDLAGLAAGLASAVLFATYLLSAELAGRRGAEPATTLLWGFLVAVAIWSLTVPWWSWPVATLADPGVVAAVLGVGLVGTLVPFALAVGAVRVISASTAGIAATSEPVFAVAFAWVLLGQHLNPAQLAGAALVVAGVVLAQLAAARSRPGGRGPHD